The genomic DNA ttttcttttttttcaaattcatataaatatataattcccATAAATCGTCTTTTTCTGGCATAATCTGTTTCATTTTATTCTTCTCTTCCCTTACATATCTTTGTAattcatcttcttcttcttcatcagatggattatttaaaacatcatcattataaagATTATCATCTGAATTGTCAAATATGTTAtcatcataaatattatcctTATAATTGTCATCCATATAATTATCACCattgtcatttttttttttttttttttgtttgttcttTTCTTTCTCTCCTTCTTTTTCATAACTTGATCTTGAAAAATTATCATTACTATTCATTTCTTCTTCACTTTTTCTtctcttttttcttatatatgcATTAAGTTTATTCAAAGAGAcatcattaaataaattcttCAATTGAAATAttacacttttttttttcttcttttttcctTCTAATTCAGCTTCTGTTCCTTCATCAGGTCCAATATATGTATcctcattatttatatcctcTCCTTGTAAATTCTCAAAAAATTCTCTTGATGATTTCATATTTGAAAAGggattattatcatcattttgaaaaggtttttttttttccattccATAATCCtttcctttttctttcttatcATGGTTCATAAAATCTAAATTCGAATGATTTTTATCGCTCTTTTGTGTATCATCAACTTCTTCTCTTATTACATCATCGTCATCGCTAAAATTTAAACTCATcttttgaaatattataagtgatattataaatataaaaatatttatattatataaatattatatatatattatatatatatatgatatatttttaatttattttatttttatttaaatagcTAGCTGGCTCACCATTTGaatgggaaaaaaaaaaaaaaaaaaaaaaaaaaaaaaaaaaaaaataataatattataatataatgaacgatatattatagtaagtataaaagaatatgatGTATTTATTTAGATATGactaaattatataaattatatatacaaatttaaatttatatttgttatgatatatgtttattatttttttcacacATTAAACATATCAAATAttagaatttatatattttttcaaaattgtATTGTATCCCCTAACCATATTACACACACTGCtcaaatttgtttttttcgaggaaatataaaaatataaaaatatataaataaatataaatatacatatatacatatatacatatatatatatataatatatatgttttatttttttgttgatGCTATATTTGTCTCCtctatttaaaaataattacgttgaaatttttttttccaagtTTGGAAAAAGTCTTTACTTAATGTTTATCATAAATATAcgataaaacaaaaaaaaaaaaaaaaaaaaaaaaaaaaatacatataaacaattgaaaaaatatatatgatgatgtaaaaaaaaaaaataataaataaatataaaaagatttaaaaaaaaaaaaaaaaattaaattaaatgtatacatttcaaaaaagaatatatgtatataaacaataaaaaaatattataacttaatatatatatatatatatatatatatttaaagaaatgATTGTTTATTAAATAGGTATTTTCTTGAGccacacacacacatatatatatatatatatatatatatatatatatatatatatatatatatatttatatattcattacaTATGTGtatgaaaaaaacaaatgtgtcaaatattcatatttgcTATATATTCCATGTGCCTTGTGGTTTCACTTCACCTGTTCCTCCACTGAACCATTACAATTTCGtcaaataatacatatcaATTTTGTTGGACAATATTTTGATTAAGTATAAGACTAAGGAAAAGGAAGAAACGTAGATACCAGCAaaagataaattatttaaataaaagtatatagAATGAGCaatgtatatatagaataaggAATGAATAggtgatataatatttaataaatatttatatttatataaatataatacaatctcatatattttattatttccaaCATATAATCTTTTCAAAAAATCATACTGATTTAATAATTTGACATAAAAATCCGTTTTCTTATCATCCTTTATATTCTGTATTATTTCTtccttattaaaaaattgcTCATCTGTCCATGTTTTTATAAACCATAAATTATTCTGAAATATTAAGCGAGCGTAAATCAAAAATAGCTGTAACAAGACTAAACCTCCCAATACTTTACCTGAACaacaaaatgaaatgaaacaaaaaaaaaaaaaaaaaaaaaaaaaaaatatatatatatatatatatttatttatttatttatttatttgtttaagaATTACTCTTCTTGGAACCAAGCAAATGGAAACTGCCCCAGTTAGCTTGGACAAGGAAATATggaaatatagatatatatgaaaagaaaagtatatgtattaaattattgattagatataatttttgtGAAAAGAAATTGTAAGAATTAAGTATGAATAAAAGTCTGAgaacaaaaaatttataaaagaaaaacaataaTGTTGATAGAGTATGTATTTTGACAAGTTTATctgttttaatatttttgaattcTCCAATGaatgcatatttttttttaaaaaaggtatatatataatcacttttaaaatataaaattgtaaatattaaaaatagaaaatttaCAGAATTATAACTTATTAATTTCGAAACATTAGATGATTTGCTAAAAAAAGGTATACTACTAAGATATTCATGTATAGAACTATTCaaatatttatcttttaaatatgttgttgttgtattataataattttttaatttcccTTTATAAATAGACATATCATCTTTCAAtctattaattattattatagaaTATTTCTTTGCATAATGATATTTATCTACAACTATTTCTTGGGttctatttttaaatttatcaaaatcttttttatttatatttaatttatatttatttaaaatatttttcaacttttttaatttatttaatttgtcTTTTATTGAATCATTGTCATTAAAATGGCGTTTtcttatttcattattaaaattgttatctatattatggaaattaatattcatataatatatattatttcttctttttttttctacacctcgtctttttaaattattatcccTCAAAGATTGTATCGCATAGTCATAACTTATATTATGCTTCCCTCTTCTAACTTCTAAACATGTTACATTaacaaatacaaaaaaaatcaaatgaatgaagaaaattgcctttttcatatttatgcctacatataaaaaataaaataatatatatatatatataaaccctTTCACATTATGtgtattacatatatgtgtatgcagatatatcattattatttttgtaatattcccttttatttcattattttttactttatCTTTTCTTTAGTTTTCTCATTATATCAGCTAATCAAAAGACTAATCTAGGTAGTActtatatatctttaattggtatcaaataatatatattatatatatatgtatgtatattaaataattttcctttttttttttttttttttttttaattaaatatttattaatactaGGGAATTGGccccttttatttttatatctaatatttaaaaaaaaaaaaaaaaaaaaaaaattacataagaaaatattaataaatacacattaaatgtattaataaaaaaaaaatatatatatatatataaatatatttataataataatatatatgtataatacaaaatattattattattttattggttttattttttttttttttttttcaatatattaaaaatgtctCCTTCCCTTTTTGCTTGtttaatatcttttttattatttatttatttttttttttttaataaataatatatatgctttttcattttatttaaataaaaaaaaaaaaaaaaaaaagattaaaaTAAGTatagtatttatatatattattaaacgttttatattattcttttttttatactgtgtatattaaatatgaacATGTACATGTACATGTACATGTAACACTTAATATTTTCCGATCTCttttcttaatatttttgatacgaatacaaaaaaaaaatatatatatatatatattaatatatatatatatatgtacataaaaatattttaagaatattatttataaataggaaagaaattataatattttatttttttttttaattaattctgTTCCTTTCCCCtctaatataatatatttaataatatatatattttttttttttttttataatttttaaaatactttaatatatatatatacaaatatttttttgatacattttaaataatatttaatatatttataatatatatatatatatatatatttttttttaaaataaaataatcctTATTACTTGATTTTGTCatgaaatttattataattatataataataatatatatctatatataaataatatattattttaaaatatatttatataaatgtatatatttatcatttaatcattttatttattataatattgtatGATTATGATggtctaatatatataaataatttgtcATAAAGTAATaggttttaatatttttcattagagttaaaaatatacaatgaTTATTAAACATGTTCTTTTCTCTTTCATTCTATTtgtatgttatattattaaatatgcGGAAGCATATTTACCTGGAATGAATCCGACggtaaaagataatataatgaataaaaatgaaatgaaatatgaatatatataaataaatatatatataaatgtaaatgtacatatatatatatatgtatatatatatatttttttttttttctagaCCTATAAAGAAGGTGATCCAGTTATAATTAATATCAAGAATTTATCTAGTAGAAGGGCTGTTACCACTTTagattatttttcttttccatTTTGTTCATCTAATAATTCAAAATTAAGTGGAGAGAAAGCaccaaatatttttaaaattttattaggAGATACTCTTCATGATACAAACATTGAAACCacatttttaaatgataaaaaatgtgcattttattgtaaaatatttattgataataatgtatatgaAAAGTATAAGCATCTAATATTatacaattataatattgtatattcGGTTGATAATTTAGAAATATTTAGAGAAGATCCTAAACGAAAAGGATTTTACTATACAGGAATACCCATAGGATATGTTCATGATGTAAAACTAAAggatcataatatatatatatatatattgacatttatatttacatttatatttatctatgtatcattttatatttgtagaggaattataatttatatacctATTATAAAATCACCATACTATATAATACACAAGGTGGATCTAATTcaaacaaatattatatcgtTGGATTTGAAGTAGAACCACAGAGGTAAAATTATAAGTTAATTATTTATGAAGTATATGTAacgaaatattaataattatcatattaaGCTATacgttaatatttttatatatttatttataattttttttttttttttttttttttttttttttttttttttacagcGCTGATTTTACAATCAATGATGATTGTGTTCAGAATGAAAGTACTATGataatggaaaaaaataaatttgttacatttaaatatgatataagATATGTTAAAAGTGATAACTCTTTTCAACACCGATCAGAACATTATTATAGAAATTTGAATGATCAGAGCATGATACATTGGTTTTCTATTATTAATAGTATAATCCTcgttattttattatcctttttattaaGCACCATATTAATTAAAGCACTACATAaagatttaaataaatacaataggattaatacaaatatatttgaaacaGATGATATGGATGACAGAGGATGGAAACTAGTTCATGGTGATGTTTTTAGAAAACCAAGAAATTCAACCTTCTTTTCAGCATTTGTAGGTGTTGGTATTCAAATTATGTTTATGATACTTGTGTGtgcattaattttattaattggagtttataaatataaacaaagatatagatatatacaaattatgttttttatttggaTATGTATTAGTAGCATATCTGGTTATGCTTCTTCAATTTTATACAAGCTATTTAAAAGTAAACATGTCAAATTAACTATTTTTAGAACATCACTTATTTATCCCTTTATCttgtttcttatttttttccttataaaTCTAGTATTACATTATGAACACTCAAACACAGccatttcattttcttctttaacgACCGTATGTATTTTGTGGTTTGGAATATCTGTACCTTTGATTTGTCTCGGATCATTTATAggcaacaaaaaaaaaccaaTCGAATTACCTGTACGTGTTAATAATATTCCAAGACACATTCCAAAACAACCAATGTTAAATTCATTCCTAGTATCATCCTTTATTGTTGGATCAATACTCTTCgcgtaaaaaaataaaaaataaaatataatataataaacgaaaagtttatgaatatttatgtatgtatagatatatgaatgaatgaataaatataaaattatgtgtatttataaattagtgttatatatatatatatatatatatatatatatatatatatttttatatatttatatttatttacgtATGAACAACCTGCacatgttcatattattttattacttgTTCAGGACTATGTACACAGaactttttttcttatttacgTCATTATGGAAAAgcaatatgtattatttatttggtaacattagaaatataaaataaagaaacaactccatataatataaaatgtgttttatgtaaacatatatatatatatatatatatatatatatatttatttatttatttattgtatttttgTAGGCTTTTTATTTCtggtaatatttttattaggcTTATTGAGTGCCCAATTATCAATAGCATTAACGTATTATACGCTTTCCtggtaaatatatttataatattgtattttattaaaaaatgggagtatatatatatatatttttttttttttttttttttttagtgaGGACTACAATTGGTGGTGGAAATCATTTGTTGCACCTGGATCATCGGGATTGtttctctttttatattccatttattatttctttattaaattaaatatatcaagTTTTTCAgaaacatttatttattttgcctattcatttattatgtCTTAtacatgttttatatatacaggAACAGCAGGGTTTTTAGCTTCTTTTGCTTTCCTGCGAAAAATATACTCTTCCATAAAAGTTGATTAATCAcataaaatatgaacatatgttgtatatatatataatattcccattctatttatatattaatatatttatctaattttttttttgtacatttatttttttaattaagaaggaaaaaaaaaaaaaataataaatgaaataatatatatatatatttatgtatttgcTTCTTTTAAGTGTCTATCATAAAAATACAGATTATACTATATAtctaaatataatacatttatttataagtgtatatgtattttttttatattgtttccatttattattttatatactttttatcttttaaaaattttcatcattatgtTTCCTAATTcgatatatacacatatatatatatatatatatatatatatatatttatttatttatttttatcttaatttgtttaatgttgtcaatatattttttttttttcccttttataaaattttcaattaattaaaaaaaatagaaaaatgaaaatatacatcatttatatatatatatatatatatgtctacAAATTTGTAATGTGACGTTGCacctttttttaaaatatacttttctattatatccaattttataatatttaccaAATATAAGGtatattgttaatatatgtattatatatacaaccaTTGAGATTTTAATTTtgaatcatttatatatggaaacatatatattttaaattttaaggTTTATTAATAACAAGaaaaatgttttaatttataaatttattttatatatatatatgaacacgtttttataacaaaaaaaaaaaaaaaaaaattaaaattaaattaaaaaaaaaaaaatatgtgaaATAAACAACTACACAAAGAAATAATCTTtataacttaaaaaaaaaattaatttattattaataatattatttattttttatttttatttatttttttctttatttttttctttattttatttttcgtCTTTTCTTTACTCTTCTTAATAATTCCCCTTTTTATGAGTTTCTTTGttcctttattattattattattattattattactttttattttatttttgtttttattttttttactttttttattaaattttgaaaaatgAAACTTGGgtgtttttttaaattggAAATTTTCCAAGTAGGATGGTATGTGCGTACCACtatttttaacaaatttaataatatctttcatatatttaatattttcagaAGTAAAGAAGGTGATAGCTTTTCCTTCTTTTCTATCAGATCTACAAGCTCTTCCTATTCTatgcatataattatatttatcatagcAAACATCATAATTTATAACAGTTTCAATACCTTTGATATCAATACCCCTACTTAATATATCAGTACATATAAGATACCATATATGTCCTTGTTGAAATTTTTGAAAGATATTTTTTCGTTCATCTTTTGATTTTTCTGATGTTAATAAAGCAATATATGATACAGATTTATGTAAGTttgtatatatcatatttgcTTTTATTATACTATCTACAAATATTAATACTGGTATatgtatttctttatttttaattaaattatttaatactaATAATTTCTCTTCCtcattatttacatataataattcttgttttatattattatttattgtattaatattttttccaaAATATACTACTGTATAATTTGGACATAAGGtacttataaaatttttaatatttcctGGTAATGTTGCTGTAGTAaaaattttttgaatttttttattttgaatttcttttaataatgtaTTAACCTGTtccaaaaattttatttcaaataatttatcaaCTTCATCAAAAActataaaaaaacatttttttaaacttactttttttttttttttttcatctttctCTTCCTTTTCATGtatcatatttaataatatcataggtgtacatacacatatatcaattacattattttctataatatcatttaatttattaagatgaattatattaatatgtttataactttcaaataataataaggctTGTTCATATATTTGACAAGCCAATTCATTAGTTGGTACAATAATTAagctttttataaatatgaaatttTCATTAAGATTATTTTTACcacatatattttctaaattattattattattgttgttatttattttattttttttttcatgttcttctaaatatatattattcaatttAATTAACAAAGGAATTAAGAATGAGCATGTTTTTCCACTACCTGTTTGAGATATACATATagtattataatcatttaatatagaTGGTATACACATTTTTTGTATACATGTTggtcttttaaaatataatgtattttttatagtaCTTAacaatttttcatattctttatttattatat from Plasmodium sp. gorilla clade G2 genome assembly, chromosome: 10 includes the following:
- a CDS encoding endomembrane protein 70, putative: MIIKHVLFSFILFVCYIIKYAEAYLPGMNPTTYKEGDPVIINIKNLSSRRAVTTLDYFSFPFCSSNNSKLSGEKAPNIFKILLGDTLHDTNIETTFLNDKKCAFYCKIFIDNNVYEKYKHLILYNYNIVYSVDNLEIFREDPKRKGFYYTGIPIGYVHDRNYNLYTYYKITILYNTQGGSNSNKYYIVGFEVEPQSADFTINDDCVQNESTMIMEKNKFVTFKYDIRYVKSDNSFQHRSEHYYRNLNDQSMIHWFSIINSIILVILLSFLLSTILIKALHKDLNKYNRINTNIFETDDMDDRGWKLVHGDVFRKPRNSTFFSAFVGVGIQIMFMILVCALILLIGVYKYKQRYRYIQIMFFIWICISSISGYASSILYKLFKSKHVKLTIFRTSLIYPFILFLIFFLINLVLHYEHSNTAISFSSLTTVCILWFGISVPLICLGSFIGNKKKPIELPVRVNNIPRHIPKQPMLNSFLVSSFIVGSILFATMYTELFFLFTSLWKSNMYYLFGFLFLVIFLLGLLSAQLSIALTYYTLSCEDYNWWWKSFVAPGSSGLFLFLYSIYYFFIKLNISSFSETFIYFAYSFIMSYTCFIYTGTAGFLASFAFLRKIYSSIKVD
- a CDS encoding RNA helicase, putative, with product MDVIKQLTYGLNLKSSLKNGDLMSLKEENLKPLKNILNIKKENESNEDEKKKKILQNCEGIKYSQFYENANMINSYMKVNEINVEYENINRNIVPIRFFHDIIEYLKIINNQRDDEKEREKMSNINKLNHQIKTYSEGDDNQDNQEEDMEHNKIDTLTNEEKEIKNNDKSNNKGYIINKEYEKLLSTIKNTLYFKRPTCIQKMCIPSILNDYNTICISQTGSGKTCSFLIPLLIKLNNIYLEEHEKKNKINNNNNNNNLENICGKNNLNENFIFIKSLIIVPTNELACQIYEQALLLFESYKHINIIHLNKLNDIIENNVIDICVCTPMILLNMIHEKEEKDEKKKKKVSLKKCFFIVFDEVDKLFEIKFLEQVNTLLKEIQNKKIQKIFTTATLPGNIKNFISTLCPNYTVVYFGKNINTINNNIKQELLYVNNEEEKLLVLNNLIKNKEIHIPVLIFVDSIIKANMIYTNLHKSVSYIALLTSEKSKDERKNIFQKFQQGHIWYLICTDILSRGIDIKGIETVINYDVCYDKYNYMHRIGRACRSDRKEGKAITFFTSENIKYMKDIIKFVKNSGTHIPSYLENFQFKKTPKFHFSKFNKKSKKNKNKNKIKSNNNNNNNNKGTKKLIKRGIIKKSKEKTKNKIKKKIKKKINKNKK